The proteins below come from a single Scatophagus argus isolate fScaArg1 chromosome 15, fScaArg1.pri, whole genome shotgun sequence genomic window:
- the foxa2 gene encoding forkhead box protein A2, with protein MMLGAVKMEGHEHTDWSTYYGEPECYTSVGNMNTGLGMNSMNTYMSMSGMNTTANMTANSMNMSYVNTGMSPSMTGMSPGTGAMNGMGAGMTAMSAALSPSMSPMTAQPASMNALTSYTNMNAMSPIYGQSNINRSRDPKTYRRSYTHAKPPYSYISLITMAIQQSPSKMLTLAEIYQWIMDLFPFYRQNQQRWQNSIRHSLSFNDCFLKVPRSPDKPGKGSFWTLHPDSGNMFENGCYLRRQKRFKCDKKTMMKDSSRKAGDGGSSNSSSESCNGNESPHSNSSSSDHKRSLSDMKTSQALSPEHAAASPVSQGQHLMSQHHSVLAHEAHLKPEHHYSFNHPFSINNLMSSEQQHHKMDLKTYEQVMHYSGYGSPMAGALSMGTMAGKPGLDSSTIPDTTYYQGVYSRPIMNSS; from the exons ATGATGCTTGGAGCAGTTAAAATGGAAGGACACGAACACACCGACTGGAGCACCTACTACGGAGAGCCCGAG TGTTACACCTCGGTTGGCAACATGAACACGGGCCTGGGAATGAACTCTATGAATACCTACATGAGCATGTCCGGCATGAACACTACTGCCAACATGACGGCCAACTCCATGAACATGTCATACGTCAACACGGGCATGAGCCCCTCCATGACCGGCATGTCACCGGGCACCGGAGCCATGAACGGCATGGGCGCAGGCATGACGGCCATGAGCGCAGCCCTGAGCCCCAGTATGAGCCCCATGACCGCGCAGCCTGCATCCATGAACGCCCTGACATCCTACACCAACATGAACGCAATGAGCCCCATATACGGACAGTCTAACATCAACAGGTCCAGAGACCCTAAGACCTACCGCAGGAGCTACACGCACGCCAAACCCCCATATTCCTACATTTCCCTCATCACCATGGCCATCCAGCAGTCTCCCAGCAAGATGCTGACGCTGGCCGAGATCTACCAGTGGATAATGGACCTCTTCCCTTTTTACCGACAGAACCAGCAGCGGTGGCAGAACTCCATTCGCCACTCTTTGTCTTTCAATGACTGTTTCCTCAAAGTGCCCAGGTCGCCGGACAAACCCGGGAAAGGCTCCTTTTGGACTCTCCACCCAGACTCCGGGAACATGTTTGAGAACGGCTGCTACCTGAGGAGGCAGAAGCGCTTCAAGTGCGATAAGAAGACCATGATGAAGGATTCCAGTCGCAAAGCGGGAGACGGCGGCTCCTCCAACAGCAGCTCGGAGAGCTGCAACGGCAACGAGTCCCCGCACTCCAACTCCTCCTCCAGCGACCACAAAAGGTCCCTGTCGGACATGAAGACGAGTCAGGCCCTGAGCCCGGAGCACGCCGCCGCCTCGCCAGTGTCGCAGGGGCAGCACCTCATGTCTCAGCATCACTCGGTGCTTGCGCACGAAGCGCACCTGAAGCCGGAGCATCACTACTCCTTCAACCACCCCTTCTCCATAAATAACCTCATGTCGTcggagcagcagcatcacaaaaTGGACCTAAAGACTTACGAGCAGGTGATGCATTACTCCGGCTATGGCTCCCCCATGGCCGGGGCTCTTTCCATGGGCACCATGGCGGGGAAACCGGGCCTGGATTCTTCAACCATACCTGACACAACTTACTACCAAGGTGTCTATTCCAGGCCAATCATGAACTCCTCATAA